The DNA segment tgACTTTAATAGATTTTAggtcttttataaaataaacaactgatgatttttttattacaaaatgatGTAAATTATATTCGGCCTCCTGAGGATCATAATACAAATAATTGGTGGATCTTTTGGTGTGAGCCAGTATAGTGTATGGTGGGTAGCTTTGCGTTCGCGACGTGTGCCTAACACACGAAAGCGTATGGCCTGCGCACTTTAAAAAGTTGGCGATCGTGTGGGAAAGCAGTGTTTTTGTCTGCTGCGGGAGAAACTTTTTGTTGAATGTGGACTTTATGGCACCCAATCACCAAAGTCCCACAAAACTTACTTGGCCCAATAAAGACATAAACCTCCCCAAAAATCTACAACCACTACCTCTCACAATAATCAAATACAACTAAATTGTATTCTTGCCCAAAataaacttaataaaatatttaaaaattaatattacatccTTCACATatcttttggtatttttttttttccaaaataattgatgttttaaaatttcaaagtctaatgtatttttcttaaatacatCCTTATTTAATATTCCGCATGAGTAATGCAAGTATTAAAGACTAaggtattaaataaatatattttagtccaaatataattttttttagttttattaaacattttttaatttatgtgcaataactttaaacattaaaagatgtggaaaaaaaaagatatgaaaaaaagataataattctGATAGAAGAAGTAAAAATCAAAGAGAcatgcatttttttcttatttcattcTCATCACTACTCAACAGTCTATGCCCCTCTCACAAACAAGACGCTCACAATAAGGTTTAGTCTTCACTCATAAGATGATATATGGTTGCAAAATCAGAGTGGGAATTCCCTCTCTTTTAGCACCTTGGAGGagtttttcaatattttattgagtgcaaattatatttaacaaatatttaaatatcattATAAAAGCATTAGCCTATAACCACTTACCAAACTCAACATGAACAACATATACACAAACCACAAGCATTCGTAAGGCTTGCAAGTTTCAACTTGTGTTTGTCTGCGATTGTCAAGGTTTGTGAATCCACGAGTTTTTATTGTTGGACCGGTCGAAAATGACCAACGGCCTAATACTATTAGTTGTACGCATTAATTTGATTTAGGAACTTTGTTCATACAACCTGCTTACCTTTTGGTAGTGATGAGATATTAGTGATTGTTGCTTTCAAAAAGGAAATAGGCTTAATtgtaaaaatagtttttctattttttttttaactcactAAATCGATTTtcctaattttgtaatttattatcaaagttttcctttttttccaaATTGACTATCTGAGTacccaaaataaaaattggatgtTGATAGTTAATGTAAAACGTTGACAATCATGAGTCTACATATAATTGGTTGTTTAAGAGATATTTACAAATTAACTCTCATCAATGATTATCTTAGTAACAATGACGGATGAAAAATAATTCACCACAAAGGCCATAGAATCGAACCTTGACCTCAACTTTGCTTTTCTACAAATGCTCTTGTCGCTAGACCTTCCATCTTCCTCATCGTCATTGTAATAATTGAAAAGAAACAATCGTTGAAGGAGAGACAATGAAGAAGCAGAGCGTATACAAAACCAAGAAGAGGCTATGGGATTTGTGCACAAATTCGCCATCAATATCATAAGATCTGGTGAAACTCTTTCCAGATTTGAAATATCACCTGTCCGTTCATCGCCATTGCCATCACCTTCTGCACCTTGGTTGTCGGATGAGGATTGAGTCTAGGTTTAAGTCTGGATTAAGAATTGAGGGGAATGTGAAAGTTAGGGATTTATGGATACTGAGAAGGTTTTCTGATTCATGGAGGAAGTTTACGGGTTTAAAAAATAGATGAGGTAAATTGTTagtaagataattattatgagGATTGATTTGTATATATCTCTTAAACGACCAATTATTTACAAACATGTGACAATAATgtgttttacattaattatcaaCGTCCAATCTTTagtccattttaaaaaaaaaactctaataatagattaaaaaataaaaaaaatcaatctaatgagttaaaaaaataaataaggagactATAAGGAAATAATGAAGATCATATTAATTTGAACAACCAAATCATGGTAACATCAGAAGAGTATATATACACATTTGAATCTTATTCACCACACACTACAAATCCAAGTAATTTCGAAAGCTGCAAAATTTTACTGGTTTAAGTGATGTAAATAATCGAATTTGGCCATGAATTCCACGTAGTCAATACACTGGAAAAAGGGTTGTCAATACACTgcaaaatttattacttttcccgttttatcccttttttccttttctccgtCTGTCTGACTCTCTCCATCAGCCTTCATCTTCCTCTAATTCCACCATTGTGTGGCACTGCTTCTGgtggcttttttttttcctctgatGATTGgattaaatgaaaatgaaaacaacgaAGCTTTGTGCCACACAACTAGATCTACCAAAAAATCAAAACCAGATCCGCTCCACAATCAGatctacaaaaaaaatgaaacccaaATCCACATCGGTGCTTCCGATGGGCATCTGAGAAGTAGCTGGTGAAATCGAGGAAGAAAAAGGCGATAGAATCGACGCTGAAAGGGTAAGGAAATGGGAACGAAGTGGAGGAACTCGAGGACGACGGACTTTGGGCACAGATCGATGGAATCGGGACAGTTAGAGGATGTCAGAAGCACGTCGGGGAGGACAACATTCAGCTGAATGAAGGAAGGAatgaagttaaaattttataccATCTTAACGGTCTCGATTACTTTTGCACACGAGATTTAAACACTCAtactaaaaattcaaaatatgtaCATTAGCAAAACTCTTAGATAAATAGTTAactatgaattaattattatgctAAATTAAACATTATTCAAACTTATTAATGCTAAAAAATTTCTCAtgagttgtttaaaattaaaatattttttgttaataaaagttGTCGTTGGAGTATTTGACATTCCATTTTTCATACAAGCATAATtgcttaactattttttatcaataaaaaaaatactttccaAGCCATTAAAATGGCTCATCCATTTATTtcctattttatttcattttagaaaatatagaaCTATATTCAACTTATTTCCTTAATTTTCTCATTGATAGATATAAATTTTTGGTTACATAGACTTCCCATTTTAAAAGGAGCGAAATCTGCAAAATTGGCATTGGCTATAAaacatagttttaaaaattattttggaggAGTCggtcctataaaaaaaaaattgttgaattgGTCCAATGTTTGATCCGAACAAATCATGGAATCAACTTTTAgaataaccaataaaaaattggGAAACTAAAAAGTAGAGAAGAAAAAACTAGTTCACGGGTCAATAGAAAAATGTTCGATAGAGGGTTGTTTTGatttgttcttaaaaaaaaaatcaacttaagGTATTTATCTTAAGCTATAAATTATTAGAAGTTagagttaaaatttatgttattttgatCTTGTGTGTATTTTGAatgttaaaaatgtaaaaaataatatattttttaaaattttaatatcataattctttaatagtattattattattgttattttaatcctataaaaaaaaaagaaaaaagagagggttAGGTAATACTAAtagaaggaaggaaagaatcaacgTTCCAGTCTTCATTTGTGTTTTTGTAGATAGAAGCCCAGCCATGGATAGGCTTCTATCATCGCCTTCACCCCCTTCTTTCACATTTCTCACTCGATTCGAATCTGCAACTGCAAGATTCATTTTCACACGTTCTCATTCTCACTTGAAGCGGGTCACCTCAATTTGTTGCCAGCATGCTAATCCATCTCCTTTCACTCCCTTTCTCGCTTCTTCCAACCACCCCAATACTTTTCCATCCATTTCCTCTCCTTCAGTTCGCTCCACACCCGAATCCCATTCTCTCAATCAAATCAAAACTGGGGCTTTCCAAAAACCAAAGGTATGATTCTTTGTACTCTCAACAATTGTTATTGCTAATGCCGTTTGGTTATTTGAATTAAAGAGTAAATCAAATCTCCCTGTGTTTGTCGGCAGGTAAAGCTactctttgatttttaaaaattccagGGAACCTTACTATCCAATTCGAATTTCATATGTGTGCTAAGGGGGAAGAATCTTCCTTTGAAACCTAAATTAAATGCCATGCTTCTTGTAAATTTAGTTTATCTGTTCTTTTACTGTTTCAATCTGTAACCCTGCttcagttttttttcttattttctcgcGTACCAAACAAATCTATGACCCTGGTTTGGTACTAGGGCAAGTTGTTAGCTTCTTAGTGGTTTTATATGGTTTTTGTTCCTTGACGGCTTGACCAATTTCTGTGCCAATAAAACATGATCATCAAGTTTCTTGTCAAGTTATGTGTAATTGAATAGAGACTTGGATACACGGAAAGTTATGGGTGGCATATttcaatttattgttttattttggttttggatGATATTCTTGACggtagtacttttttttttccctagaTCTTTTAAAATTCTGGTGTATAAATAGGtgctaagaagaagaaaaaaaatcctctaTGCTTTTTGTCTCAGGTAATAACAGCTCGGACGCTTGTAATACTTTCTGCTCTTGCTATGATCTTAATCCAACCAGCTATTGCACCAGCAGCTTTTGCTACCTTTCAAACTGCTGCCAAGACTGGTGGTCCTGCTGCTGCAGTTGGTAGAAAACTAATCCATACTGAGCTCCTAAGTAGTGCTTGGACTGGTTTCTTAGCTGGCTGCTTGCACACCTTATCAGGGCCTGACCACCTAGCTGCCTTGGCTCCATTGTCAATCGGTCGAACACGAATGGAGAGTGCTGCTGTTGGAGCCCTTTGGGGTTGTGGCCATGACGCCGGTCAGGTTCTTTTTGGGTTAATATTTCTTATCCTCAAGGATCAACTCCATATTGAAATTATCCGAACTTGGGGCACCAGAGTGGTGGGTCTTACTCTGCTAATAATTGGTGCTTTGGGAATTAAAGAAGCTTCAGAAGTACATGCCCCAATTGTTGCATTAGAAAGTGATGAATGCAATGTCAACGTGTATGAATCACTTGATAATCCAACAGTAGGCAAAAAGAAGATAGGTTTTGCTACTTTTGCAACAGGGATAGTCCATGGCCTGCAACCAGATgcattgatgatggtgttgCCTGCCCTTGCTTTGCCTTCACGTTTAGCTGGTGCTGCGTTTCTCATCATGTTCTTAATTGGAACTGTAATTGCAATGGGAAGTTATACTGTGTTTATAGGCTCGTGTAGCCAGGCACTGAAGGATAGAGTACCTAGGATAACCGAGAAACTCACTTGGGCTTCTTCCCTTATTGCAATAGCCCTCGGATTGGCTATCATTATTAGCCAGTTTTTTGGGTTTCATCTGTATTAagtattaaaacatttttaatcagACTTTTTTTGGTATTTAGAAAAAGTAGAGACGTTGGACAGAAATTTGGGTTGTTTAGAGGAAGTACAATCCAGGAAACATGTGAAATTGATTGTTGATTATTTACTTTGCACTTGAATGTGTGTAGGTATATGTAAGTTCCATGATTCTGCAGCTGAGAACAGCGTAGCTCTTTTGTCTATATTTCtggaatttattttatatactgTTGTCTGTCAGAGTTAAATGTATGATGTCTTGGAGTTCACTACATCATGCCATTATTATGCGAGAGTTTTACAACAAAAACAGGATAAAAATTAGTCATTTGAAATTATCATAAATTGTTGGGAGGAAGATGATTCTAAAAAAGAACTGCTGCGTGGTAGTTCTGTCAACAGATTTACTTGTGTTTAGAACTTCATCTGCAATACAGATTGATTGCCACCCTCTCTATTCATGTCTATCAGTGGCAGCAAGAAGTAGCTTCTGCATTTAATGTGTTTTGTTCAGCATCAAACAAAAACTCGCGTCTCTACTCTAAATACTCGCCAAGAGCATCAACCAAAAAAGACGCAGGAGCAAATATACCAAGCTTCCACGTCAAGTGCTGTTCCACACACATTGATAACGTTCATGTCTATTTCGTGAAGTGCCAtggttttttatgttaattctCAAGATTTGGCTGCAGcttcaattaaaactaaattaatcttGTGTGTCCAATATCAGCATCAAGTGCTTGCAATATAAGTCTGTATTGGATGTATTGACAAAATCATGATGACGAGTTCCTGATTAAACTAGTGTAGCCCTATCTTAAAGCTGGATAAATTTGAAATCAGTGAGAAGAGAACTGATCAAGAATCCCTCAAACTGGTCCAAATATCGGTACATAAAACTGGTTTGaactaacattattttattttattttattttctttgaaaaataaaatactttgagtgttatatattgttaatataaaatctaatcacaaattatttttaatatcatttttaggTGATTATTATAAGAGTTAACAAATATAACATGgtatgtattatttattctattattaatttttatattgtcgGCGTGtgcattgtttattttaatattttttatttatctaataaaaaatcaGTAAAAAACATTATACTTTATTACTTTCCACTAAGTAGATGATTACttgattttgtaattaatacacGTATAAAAAATTCAGTACACTAATCGATTATATTTTActataatcaattatttcagcTACAAAGTATAGCTTACGTGTTTATTACAATGATGTTTTACTTAGAGATTACTCAGAGATTAGTAGCAGATTACTTATTTGAATCACAAGTTTGATCCATGAGTATGTAGAACACTAAATACTTGGTAAGGAAGTTTTATcacttataatatataatatgaatttaaaagtatttctcacaaaaaaacatcaaaattatatatttttactgaAATTTCATGCCAAAactatcataaataattaaagataagatttaactactgataaaaaaatcaatattatatatatatatatatatatatacacccaCAGAAATCTTTTAAACTTTAAttcctatgtttttttttttacttattcagcttattatttattaaatgaagaaagccttaattttttttttatatttttaagacattaagtatttttacttttacgtttaatattttacaataaaatattatgatggtaaataagaaaatattgtaAGAGGttataatattagttatattttataaagaaagtattaaatgaaaaatataaatgtttttaatatcttagaaacacaaaaaatatttaatactttgggtttcataaaaatttaaagtcatttttaattttgtatatttttagttattaactTTCTCACTTATTAAATGaagaaagttttaaattttttattcttttaagacattaagtatatatttttacatttaacattttttaaaaatgttagggtgattaataaaaaaaaatactgtgagaggttacaattttatttatattttataaagaaagcattaaatagaaaaataaatgtattttatatCTTAGAAACATAAAAAGTACTAATACTATgagtttaataaaatatttattgtcatTGTAAAactctttgtaattttttttagattaaccttttaaattgttaacaaataaaaaatgatctttaatatttattattaaaataaaagcttACCATCTTTGGTAtcaattttaaagtaatataaaattaaaaaacttaaataaaaatattaaaatcaaaaaatttatcatatataataattcaaaattgaatcacaatatgttttttatgttattaatttgttaCCAAAATTTTTTATCGATACACATACTATTTTtctaataactttttatattttgaaaaaaaattaactaccggtatatttaataaatagaaaattaataaaaagaaaatttagaattattcatgtataaataaattattttaaaaaacagttataacacgtgtgtgtatatatatatatattacaaatccATAAATAAGTAATTGGTGATAGAATCATCCTTAAAAAAAACTGGTGATAGAACCATGATAAAAGTTGGCCCTATGAAACTTCTTTTATGGTGAAAATACTTGGAAAAACTAAAATGTCACATAATCAAGAATAAACCATTCATCCGTTTAAAATATCTAAGAAATGGCAATCAGCATGAATAGACCATTCATCACTGACCTGCTATCACATATCGCTCTTAAAGATGATGCATATAATCGtacaatttacttttaattataaatttgtgataTGGAAATATCATCTAATGCATAAAAGGCCCAAATATAAAAGGACATTTGGAAAATATGGTGATTTTCAGTCAACTATTGTTTGCCAAATTTATCAGGTTATCTATCTgcattggtatttttttaatgaaagagAATCATTAAAGAGACACAATTTGTTTTGCAAGGATAAATACTACTAACAAATAATGTATTGGAACACCTAATCGATATTTTGACTGGAAATCTTAATAGTAGTAACAAATAAgcaattttgttctttaaaaataaaaactagtaAAATGATGTCATATTCAAAAGATCAGCCTATACAATTAAAGTCTCTATACTGGACTTTTTAGGCATACTACAGACAGGACAAACTTGCAGAAAAGGCTCACAAGTTTTACACGAACAGAGGTGCCTGCAAGGAAGAATCATAAAACACGATTTTTGAGAATTACAACATTTGCAATCCATTGTCCTTTTCCTAATTTGTTCAACCTCTTCCACCCCACCACCACGGCACAATCTGTTTTCTCCCGTTCCTTCTTCCATTGCCCTGTTTCTCATGTTTTCATCCCAACACGACTCTGCATCCTCTGCTGTCACCCTATACAGAgctctttctttcatctcttcTAAGGTGTTATGAAGAGACAGTACCATAGCCTCGTTTTCCTCGGCTACCTTCCGCCATGATTGGTTCTCCACCTCCAACCTTGTCAGAAATTCTTTCAACTCAGTGGTTTTCTTTGTTGCTTGGGCTATTTCTTCATCTTTCTGTCTCAACAAATGAAGAGCATTCGCTTCCACCTTCTTCAATAACTCTGACACATGCTGTTTCCTTTGCTCTTGCAACAAAATACTCAATTTTTCATTCTGCACAAAacacaaaacacaaaacaaatgcTGATTAGATTAAGAAAAGACACAAAAAacaattctcaattttttaataacaaatattgAAGATTTGAAATAGCGGTTAACAGTGAATTTGTCGGGTTCTTTGAAAGTGCAGAGTGCGGGCAAATGTAACCGAAGCGGTCACTTTGTCCTTGATTTCGGCCGAAATTGCGGGTGCAGAcgtcttaattaattataacacCCTGAAAAGAATCGGTAAACTAACCTGTGATCTGATACAGTGATCAATCTCCCTCTGTTGATCAAACACAATAGCCAAGCTTTGAGGATATGAGGCTAAAGGTTGAATAACGTTCTTATGGAGGGCGTAGTGGTGGACATTGGAAttagaaaaacaagaaaagttGGGATCAACAAGAGACATGTTCTGATTCATCTGCCAGGCATGATGTTGTTCTACTGGTTGTTGCCTATGACCATATGCTGCTTGAGAATTGTCTGCCATTAAATTCTTTGACCCATAAAACGGAAACGGAGGAGCATTGTTGGGAAACAACTGTGCTTCAATGGCCATATCCTGTTAAAATAAACACCGAACCGTTGTTCTTCACCGCATTTGCATGCAATTGCACAGAGCAAGATTAAAAGGATGGATCAGATTCAGAGGATGAACTGGGTGTGTTGTGATTGCGAGGAAGACGGAGTAGTGTGGCAGTGCTTGGTGTGCAAGGATAGATATTTATAGTGGGGtggaaataataaattaatggatatattttgaatgaatagaaatagtaactgaaaaagttgaaaaggaaacaaaagaaaaggccTAGGATACTGCAGagtctctctctcttcttttattaaaaatttcagaATTAAAGAAAGAGGAGTGTGGGACGCGGTAAGCAACGACGCCCCACATGCAGATTTTGTGACTTAACTCAGACATAGGCGTTTCTTTCGATTTCATTTCAATATAAagaacacaaaaaacaaaactgacataaataaattatacctGTGGATGTGAAAAAGTCAGTTTCCATTCAAGAGTAAAATTTTAACTGTCAGATTTTTCAGCAGTTTCATCTCTTAACAAAGGAAAGGATTCAAACCGTACGATGCGATTTACtgtctaataaataaatatccatGGAATCCTTTTTCCCCTTCCGTAATTCCAAGTTTATTACTGATTTAGGAGGTTATTTCGCCTTAGAAGTTACCCATTCAGGTTTTGCCAAGcttattaagaaattaataaaaccaATGCTATACATTAAATCATGAGATGATCATTTGTTgccattttattatattataaatttaatttaaattatacccACAAAATGTATAACAAATCGTATATAATAACTATATTAGTTGTAAATGAATGTACCAACAAAAgttacatgtaaaaaaaaagtttgtgtaTAGTATATAGGATAGCAGTTTCTATGTATATTACCAAATTGTTTTAGACAGATGTCTTATTAAAATAGAAGTACGTTATTTTAAATCGTGTGAAGTTCTTAGTTTCACATAATTGTATTAgtcaataatttcttttatttaaaagttttttttttaatgggcAATAACTATAGTCAGAGGCTAGTTTTTTCTCAATGTCTACAAAAATGAGACTTATTTCTTTCCATATAAATTTTGCTGGAGAAAAATGGATTCAAATTCCATTATGCATTTCTTTCTACATCAAAACAACATCCTGGTATTCAATAAAAGCAGAAAATCTAAATCAATTTCATACAAAGACCAGAAATCAAGTCATGGTCAACATATttaaatgcaaaagaaaaaaaattaaacaattcaattctaattaaatattaaaactttattgcatatccatttaaaaataaattaaataagtcaAAAGAAAAAGTGTAACTCTTAACAATCTACAATAAATAGGCTGAACCTAttgaatatgattttatttatataataaattttttggtcACCATAACAAGTAGAGTCATTGACTTCTGGTGCACCCAAGAGACTGACTATtctgtataataaatttaagatcATTTAATACtatgattaattaatatgaataattatttataaattttaatatggaatttatgaatttatttgataaacttgataattaaaatcaaaccaATTTGGTTTGACTTAGTccaattattgattattttcacttcaaatttgaataaaatcaattataacaGATTCAATTATcagatttatcttttatttaaacctaaattaataaaatcagtCAATTAATTCcaacttttaaataatatatctaAACTTAGAGCTTAATTTGTGCTTCaatttgtatattatatttctttttcactGATTAATAGATTTTTTGGTAACCAAACCAAGTATGATCATTGACATCTCGTGGTCGTTAGGGGCTGACTGTTTTGCATAATAAATTTAAGATCATTTAATATTATCGTTAATTAATATGAGCAAGTTATTCATGAATTTTAGTATTGTGATCATGATtaaaatgtaagaaataaaaaaataaatatagaaaaaattgataattggtCTCAAATTCAATTAAGTCCAATATtgtgataattataattatttaaggtatcattaaaatataatttatttaattaaaatgtaaaaaatagaaaaaattgatGATTAGAATCAAGTTGCAAATTTTGATAAAGGGatgattaaatgtttttattttaaaataattttttaaaataataggataaaaaaatttatattttagctTAACTTCTACATGCTCGACCAActagataatatttttagtatgattttaatatagtgattataaaagattaaaaacatataatatatagtgACCAGTGATTGAATGAAAATATAGTATAtgtattacttattttaattaaaatgtactacttgtaatttataaatatttaacatgcGACTTTTTTATGCCAGGTGCATGCTAACGTTGGTAACTTGGTACATCACCGTTtcactctattttttaaaaaaattaaaaatatttaatattcttatttatatgattaaatatcgttagaaaaaaataattggatgttataaaatcatttccgcgttaatatgaatatataagcAGTGATGTCGGGAAAAATGTGGTAAatttcattcaacaaaaaaaatcacgtttttccaaagaaaatttATCAGCATCAAAATGGTTCTGTTCTTTGAGTAATTATCAATCATTAAGTTTGTTAcgtaaaacaaaaacataagttTGGCtcgttaataaataaaaaaagagtacttaattttattttatttttacctttttatagCACACTTACCCTCTCATACACTTTATAGATCACCATAAATCCATAATCCCACGTTAATCATTTAAGTGTTCAAAATTATATGAATGTCTCgtgtatataattaaaatctcgATCTCATGAAAACAACTCAAACTATTATAATATGGTAGTAATATACTGCGTATACTTTTTTTTGGCGGGTTATGCTATTTTCTTCTGTACGTAAgtgttgttatattttttacattaatttgaattattgaatttgatttcaatACATGAAGATTgtataagctttttttttcttttttcttttctgaattGAAGATTGTAAGCTAGTATTCACATATTTAATcacattattattaaaaataacatgcattgaATTATGATGCAAGTGACTGAATAGGTGgtcaattagatttttttacatcattaataaaattaatatacttcaaattattgttattaagatGAGAGAAATTTCTAGaagaatttattattaatttgaaaattgataatcataaatatatgactatattatatttaaataattaagattaaagtatacatatttttcaagtaattatgtgattattatataatttacaatATAAATCATTGATATACGACTGTATAGTTAATATTTgtaattctaatttaattttcataataattaaatattttaatgggagtatatatatatatatatatatatatatatatatatatatatatatatatatatatatatatatatatatatatataattgtctaCATGTCAAGTCAGATAATGAATTTAACATGCATTTGCTATTTAATTGCTTTTATGGAAACTGGaaagtgatgacaaaaattttaaatataatattttatttattttaaaaatagtttta comes from the Glycine soja cultivar W05 chromosome 6, ASM419377v2, whole genome shotgun sequence genome and includes:
- the LOC114414417 gene encoding uncharacterized protein LOC114414417; protein product: MDRLLSSPSPPSFTFLTRFESATARFIFTRSHSHLKRVTSICCQHANPSPFTPFLASSNHPNTFPSISSPSVRSTPESHSLNQIKTGAFQKPKVITARTLVILSALAMILIQPAIAPAAFATFQTAAKTGGPAAAVGRKLIHTELLSSAWTGFLAGCLHTLSGPDHLAALAPLSIGRTRMESAAVGALWGCGHDAGQVLFGLIFLILKDQLHIEIIRTWGTRVVGLTLLIIGALGIKEASEVHAPIVALESDECNVNVYESLDNPTVGKKKIGFATFATGIVHGLQPDALMMVLPALALPSRLAGAAFLIMFLIGTVIAMGSYTVFIGSCSQALKDRVPRITEKLTWASSLIAIALGLAIIISQFFGFHLY
- the LOC114414419 gene encoding probable BOI-related E3 ubiquitin-protein ligase 3 → MAIEAQLFPNNAPPFPFYGSKNLMADNSQAAYGHRQQPVEQHHAWQMNQNMSLVDPNFSCFSNSNVHHYALHKNVIQPLASYPQSLAIVFDQQREIDHCIRSQNEKLSILLQEQRKQHVSELLKKVEANALHLLRQKDEEIAQATKKTTELKEFLTRLEVENQSWRKVAEENEAMVLSLHNTLEEMKERALYRVTAEDAESCWDENMRNRAMEEGTGENRLCRGGGVEEVEQIRKRTMDCKCCNSQKSCFMILPCRHLCSCKTCEPFLQVCPVCSMPKKSSIETLIV